One window of the Pyxicephalus adspersus chromosome 5, UCB_Pads_2.0, whole genome shotgun sequence genome contains the following:
- the LOC140330397 gene encoding uncharacterized protein: protein MSRERKILRSDSSSGPETEDSPSHGDPSGVKSARNKSPSSFPFSLLPVDCQLHIFSFLSEVEKCAAALVCVDWSKLMRTPRLWRVADFMRLGAVLSGMDGVLVSVREFERWKQWVHQYAYHLISRGASLLVLRARFDLGEQRTKWAEFLLQFLDSVHCGELQELELNWTLTHLEPLDFYPQGSMAQICLAKTDQFNSFQTLFERLTRTSPKLSRMKLPFDWSEHSVSLLTHFQHLNTLELNYFWVFKSVGPETMQQLTRSLPKLKTLIFQVLVPVKDLGVSYPLESKSLEVLDVSQSRGLVFSHLDLPSLKELRIKKTIRGIILNRRTRVALQTRWSCLYDLLKAGTPKLQVFNSHTLLPTWQTQTYLELSEVLLQSCYCIQHTDTWLL, encoded by the coding sequence ATGTCTCGGGAAAGGAAGATCCTTCGGTCTGACTCTTCTTCGGGGCCGGAGACAGAAGATTCACCGTCCCATGGGGACCCCTCCGGGGTGAAATCGGCCAGGAATAAGTCTCCGAGTTCCTTCCCCTTCAGTCTCCTTCCTGTGGACTGCCAGCTGCACATCTTCTCCTTCCTGTCTGAAGTAGAGAAATGCGCGGCTGCCTTGGTGTGCGTGGATTGGAGTAAGTTGATGCGCACGCCGCGGCTGTGGCGGGTGGCGGATTTCATGCGGCTCGGGGCGGTGCTCTCCGGGATGGATGGGGTGTTGGTGTCTGTCCGGGAATTCGAGCGGTGGAAGCAGTGGGTGCACCAGTATGCCTACCATCTAATCTCCCGGGGGGCCAGCCTGCTCGTCCTCCGCGCCAGATTTGATTTAGGAGAACAGAGGACTAAGTGGGCGGAGTTTCTTCTTCAGTTCCTGGACAGCGTTCACTGCGGAGAACTCCAAGAACTGGAACTGAACTGGACTCTGACCCATTTGGAGCCGCTGGATTTTTACCCTCAGGGTAGCATGGCTCAGATCTGTCTGGCAAAGACCGACCAGTTCAACAGCTTTCAGACTCTCTTTGAACGTCTTACCCGCACCTCGCCAAAGCTGAGCCGCATGAAGCTGCCATTTGATTGGTCGGAACATTCCGTGTCGCTTCTTACTCACTTCCAACATCTGAACACACTGGAACTGAACTACTTCTGGGTCTTTAAGAGTGTTGGGCCCGAGACCATGCAGCAACTTACCAGATCCCTCCCCAAACTCAAGACTTTGATCTTTCAAGTGTTAGTCCCGGTAAAGGACCTGGGAGTCTCCTACCCCCTGGAATCCAAATCCCTGGAGGTTTTAGATGTTTCTCAGAGCCGTGGCCTGGTCTTCAGTCACCTGGATTTACCATCTCTGAAAGAACTGAGGATTAAAAAAACTATCAGAGGGATCATCCTGAATCGGAGGACCAGGGTGGCCCTGCAGACCCGCTGGTCCTGTTTGTATGACCTTCTAAAGGCCGGAACTCCTAAACTTCAGGTGTTCAACTCCCACACCTTGCTTCCCACCTGGCAGACTCAGACTTACCTGGAACTTAGTGAGGTCCTGCTGCAATCCTGTTACTGCATCCAACACACCGACACCTGGCTGCTCTAA
- the LOC140331856 gene encoding leucine-rich repeat-containing protein 24-like gives MADPSNKRMERIPDTRNNNGEVRAGITRQIHTKRLQELHLQENHIESLQDQAFSGLSSLALLDLSKNNLRSISRSALHPLISLQVLRLTDNPWRCDCALHWLRAWMREEGKRLLTSFDRKLICSEPPRLSHQSLLDISGNSLICIPPIVSVEPMETSARLGDELRVSCRASGYPQPLITWRKVAHARSGPTRMNAKSTGSRTFELSERSVGEQLDSGSGMLYLTNITPSHAGKYECVASNPGGTAKVLFHLSVNLSNQQSRSYTSVDISQEPLYDMESMEFNSLSMATQTAIAIGISLLALTALLLIVMIYRKHHKRKKAKKDENVLYVNDYSDGPTTFAQLEEYRDERGHEMFVIDRNKAHFPTYKDSDGTSSFTELPDLADQLTHNATPEDERPINDLFINQGFLFQQQIAYEIHC, from the exons ATGGCCGACCCAAGCAATAAAAGAATGGAGCGAATTCCCGATACTCGGAATAACAATGGTGAGGTCAGAGCCGGAATCACCAGACAGATTCACACCAAG AGGCTGCAGGAGCTGCACCTACAGGAGAATCACATCGAGTCTCTCCAGGACCAGGCCTTTTCTGGGTTATCCTCGCTGGCACTGCTGGACCTCAGCAAGAACAACCTGCGTTCAATAAGCCGCAGCGCTCTGCACCCTCTGATCAGCCTGCAGGTGCTGCGACTAACAG ACAACCCATGGAGATGTGACTGCGCCCTGCACTGGCTCCGGGCCTGGATGAGGGAAGAGGGGAAGCGTCTCCTGACCTCCTTTGATAGGAAGCTGATCTGCTCGGAGCCCCCCCGATTGTCCCACCAGAGTCTATTGGACATTTCCGGGAACAGCCTCATCTGCATTCCCCCCATTGTCAGCGTCGAGCCCATGGAGACCAGCGCTCGTCTTGGGGATGAACTTCGGGTTTCCTGCCGGGCTTCAGGCTATCCCCAGCCCCTGATCACCTGGAGGAAGGTGGCCCACGCTCGCTCGGGACCCACAAGAATGAACGCAAAGTCCACCGGCAGCAGAACCTTTGAGCTGAGCGAGCGCAGCGTTGGTGAACAATTGGACTCTGGGAGCGGAATGTTGTATCTGACCAACATCACCCCTTCTCATGCTGGAAAATACGAGTGCGTGGCTTCCAATCCTGGCGGCACGGCTAAAGTCTTATTCCACCTGAGCGTCAATCTGTCCAATCAGCAGTCTCGCTCTTACACCTCGGTGGATATCAGCCAGGAGCCCCTCTATGACATGGAAAGCATGGAGTTTAATTCTCTCAGCATGGCCACGCAGACCGCCATAGCCATCGGGATTTCACTCTTAGCTCTGACGGCTCTGCTGCTCATCGTGATGATTTACAGAAAACAccacaagagaaaaaaagccaaaaaggacGAGAACGTTTTATACGTCAATGACTACTCCGACGGGCCGACCACCTTCGCCCAACTGGAAGAGTACAGGGATGAGCGGGGCCACGAAATGTTTGTCATAGACAGGAACAAAGCTCATTTCCCAACCTACAAGGACAGCGATGGGACGAGCAGCTTCACCGAGCTCCCTGATCTGGCCGACCAGCTGACGCATAACGCCACGCCGGAGGACGAGCGCCCAATCAACGACCTCTTCATAAACCAGGGCTTTCTCTTCCAGCAGCAAATTGCCTATGAAATCcattgctaa